One Paraburkholderia phytofirmans OLGA172 genomic window carries:
- the aceA gene encoding isocitrate lyase, with protein MSREQQARQLQQQWETDPRWKGVKRTYTAEDVIRLRGSLQVEHTLAKRGAEKLWESVNNEPFVNSLGALTGNQAMQQVKAGLKAIYLSGWQVAGDANVAGEMYPDQSLYPANSVPLVVKRINNTLTRADQIQWSEGKNPGDEGYIDYFAPIVADAEAGFGGVLNAFELMKAMIEAGAAGVHFEDQLASVKKCGHMGGKVLVPTRENIAKLTAARLAADVSGAPTVLLARTDAEAADLITSDVDDNDKPFLTGERTVEGFYRTKPGLEQAISRGLAYAPYADMIWCETGKPDLEFAKKFADAIHKEFPDQLLSYNCSPSFNWKKNLDDATIAKFQRELGAMGYKFQFITLAGFHALNYSMFNLAHGYARNQMTAFVEMQQAEFAAAEKGFTAVKHQREVGTGYFDAVTQTVERDASTTALHGSTEDEQFFDKKVA; from the coding sequence ATGTCGCGCGAACAACAAGCCAGGCAACTTCAACAGCAATGGGAAACCGATCCGCGCTGGAAAGGCGTGAAGCGTACGTACACCGCTGAAGACGTGATCCGTCTGCGCGGCTCGCTGCAAGTGGAGCACACGCTTGCCAAGCGCGGCGCGGAAAAGCTGTGGGAAAGCGTCAACAACGAGCCGTTCGTGAACTCGCTCGGCGCGTTGACCGGCAACCAGGCGATGCAGCAGGTCAAGGCCGGCCTGAAGGCCATCTACCTGTCGGGCTGGCAAGTGGCGGGCGATGCGAACGTGGCCGGCGAAATGTACCCGGACCAGTCGCTATACCCGGCGAACTCGGTGCCGCTCGTCGTGAAACGTATCAACAACACGCTGACGCGTGCCGACCAGATCCAATGGTCGGAAGGTAAGAACCCCGGCGACGAAGGCTATATCGACTACTTCGCACCGATCGTGGCCGACGCGGAAGCCGGTTTCGGCGGCGTGCTGAACGCATTCGAACTGATGAAGGCGATGATCGAAGCCGGCGCGGCAGGCGTGCACTTCGAAGACCAACTCGCTTCGGTGAAGAAATGCGGCCACATGGGCGGCAAGGTACTCGTGCCGACCCGCGAAAACATCGCCAAGCTGACCGCAGCGCGTCTGGCTGCCGACGTCTCCGGCGCGCCGACCGTGCTGCTGGCGCGCACCGACGCGGAAGCCGCCGACCTGATCACGTCGGACGTGGATGACAACGACAAGCCGTTCCTGACGGGCGAACGCACGGTGGAAGGTTTCTATCGTACGAAGCCGGGTCTGGAACAGGCGATCTCGCGTGGCCTCGCCTACGCGCCGTACGCCGACATGATCTGGTGCGAGACCGGCAAGCCGGACCTCGAGTTCGCGAAGAAATTCGCCGACGCGATCCACAAGGAATTCCCGGACCAGTTGCTGTCGTACAACTGCTCGCCGTCGTTCAACTGGAAGAAGAACCTGGACGACGCAACCATCGCCAAGTTCCAGCGCGAACTCGGCGCGATGGGCTACAAGTTCCAGTTCATCACGCTGGCTGGCTTCCACGCGCTGAACTACTCGATGTTCAACCTGGCGCACGGCTATGCCCGCAACCAGATGACCGCCTTCGTCGAAATGCAGCAGGCTGAATTCGCTGCGGCCGAAAAGGGCTTCACCGCGGTCAAGCACCAGCGCGAAGTCGGCACCGGCTACTTCGACGCCGTGACGCAAACGGTCGAGCGCGACGCGTCGACGACCGCGCTGCACGGTTCGACGGAAGACGAACAGTTCTTCGACAAGAAGGTCGCTTAA